A stretch of Pirellulales bacterium DNA encodes these proteins:
- a CDS encoding putative sugar nucleotidyl transferase, translating to MQVVLFEDDRVDQLAPLTMGRPAYAIGCAGYRLIELVESLGPVHVIVRDYLRDLEMADGRRVLVAGEPASGSQAADAAIIAVNARLAPGVANCDLLRRLANADRSAIAVAGESVAAAFIKHPPRHLFAASAVEFSAAIRRLELPAVAADLRLLEYPHDVIREHQRSLRENLEFRIRDGFRQHSDGLFVAEGVTIGEHLVTNTQAGPIVLDAGASLGPFCYLSGPAYVGPGARLIEMAVLKDGVAIGARAKIGGEIETSIVEPLSNKQHHGFLGHSYVGSWVNLGAGTSNSDLKNTYGSVTMDYGGRRVPSGMQLVGCFIGDYAKTAVNTGIFTGKAIGVCSMAYGFVTTNVPGFTNYARSMGQVTEIGLDVAVATQARMFARRGIEQRVCDVDLLRSLFELTRPERANFGTPLPPEPLSL from the coding sequence ATGCAAGTCGTTTTGTTCGAAGACGATCGGGTCGATCAGTTGGCGCCGCTCACGATGGGCCGGCCGGCCTATGCCATCGGCTGCGCCGGCTATCGGCTCATCGAATTGGTCGAATCGTTGGGCCCGGTGCACGTGATCGTGCGCGATTATCTGCGCGATTTGGAAATGGCCGATGGCCGCCGCGTCCTCGTTGCCGGTGAACCTGCATCCGGCAGTCAAGCGGCCGATGCGGCGATTATCGCCGTCAACGCCCGGCTCGCGCCCGGCGTGGCGAATTGCGATCTCTTGCGTCGGCTCGCGAATGCGGATCGCTCGGCGATCGCGGTTGCCGGCGAAAGCGTTGCCGCGGCATTCATCAAGCATCCGCCGCGGCATCTTTTCGCCGCGAGTGCCGTTGAGTTTTCCGCAGCAATTCGCCGCCTGGAATTGCCGGCCGTCGCGGCCGACTTGCGCTTGCTGGAATATCCGCACGATGTGATCCGCGAACATCAACGATCGCTGAGGGAAAACCTCGAATTCCGCATCCGAGACGGTTTTCGCCAGCATTCCGACGGCCTGTTCGTCGCCGAAGGCGTTACGATCGGCGAGCATCTGGTGACCAACACGCAAGCCGGGCCGATCGTGCTCGACGCCGGCGCTTCGCTCGGGCCGTTTTGCTACTTGAGCGGGCCGGCGTATGTCGGCCCCGGCGCGCGGCTGATCGAGATGGCCGTGCTCAAAGACGGCGTGGCCATCGGCGCGCGGGCCAAGATCGGCGGCGAGATCGAAACCTCGATCGTCGAACCGTTGAGCAACAAGCAGCATCACGGATTCTTGGGGCACAGCTACGTCGGCAGTTGGGTGAATCTCGGCGCCGGCACTTCGAACAGCGACCTGAAAAACACCTACGGCTCGGTGACGATGGACTACGGTGGCCGCCGCGTGCCGAGCGGCATGCAGCTTGTCGGCTGCTTTATCGGCGACTATGCCAAGACGGCCGTCAACACCGGCATCTTCACGGGCAAGGCGATCGGCGTGTGCAGCATGGCCTATGGGTTCGTGACGACGAATGTGCCCGGCTTCACCAATTATGCCCGATCGATGGGGCAGGTGACGGAGATCGGCCTCGACGTGGCCGTGGCCACCCAAGCCCGGATGTTCGCCCGCCGCGGCATCGAACAGCGCGTGTGCGACGTCGATTTGCTCCGTTCGCTTTTCGAACTGACGCGCCCCGAGCGAGCGAATTTCGGCACGCCCCTGCCGCCGGAGCCCTTGTCGCTGTAG
- the folE gene encoding GTP cyclohydrolase I FolE, which yields MPGVDLPRIEKAVREILAAVGEDPDREGLLETPARVARMYAELLAGLREDPRQHLKKFFHEKYDEIVLVRDIGFNSLCEHHLLPFIGHAHIGYLPNGRVIGLSKLARVVEVVARRPQVQERMTETIADLLVEELDAKGVAVVIEASHSCMTVRGVRKPGSVCVTSAMKGIFRANLSSRSEVMTLIYGNRR from the coding sequence ATGCCGGGGGTCGATCTGCCGCGCATCGAAAAAGCGGTGCGCGAAATTCTCGCGGCGGTCGGCGAGGATCCGGATCGCGAGGGCCTGCTGGAAACGCCGGCCCGAGTCGCGCGCATGTATGCCGAACTGCTGGCCGGATTGCGAGAAGATCCGCGGCAACACTTGAAAAAATTCTTCCACGAGAAATACGACGAAATCGTTCTCGTTCGCGATATCGGCTTCAACAGCCTTTGCGAGCACCATTTGCTCCCCTTCATCGGTCATGCCCATATCGGCTATTTGCCCAATGGCCGCGTGATCGGCTTGAGCAAGCTCGCCCGGGTGGTGGAGGTGGTGGCGCGCCGGCCGCAGGTTCAGGAGCGGATGACCGAAACAATCGCCGATCTCTTGGTCGAAGAGCTCGATGCCAAAGGCGTAGCGGTCGTGATCGAGGCCAGCCACTCCTGCATGACCGTTCGCGGCGTGCGCAAGCCGGGCAGCGTCTGTGTTACCTCGGCGATGAAAGGCATTTTCCGGGCAAATCTTTCCAGCCGCTCCGAAGTGATGACGCTGATCTACGGCAACCGGCGGTAA
- a CDS encoding urease accessory UreF family protein, producing MHASDWLVWQLADATFPSGGFAHSGGVEAAWRCGQVADAGRLREFIEAQLVQTAESMAPLVRTACLEPSRLVELDRLCHAMLSNQVANRASLAQGRALVVAAERAFGLPDLAEIGRQLRSRAFEGHLAPLFGAMTAALAIDVELAVRLFLYINARGLLSSAVRLNIVGPLEAQAIQFRLGRYVEDVAVRRSHLRAEDAAQTAPALEVLQIMHDRIYSRLFQS from the coding sequence ATGCACGCTAGCGATTGGCTCGTTTGGCAGCTCGCTGACGCAACATTTCCGTCGGGCGGGTTCGCCCATTCCGGTGGAGTGGAAGCGGCATGGCGATGCGGCCAAGTGGCCGACGCCGGCCGCCTGCGCGAATTTATCGAAGCCCAACTCGTGCAAACGGCGGAAAGCATGGCCCCGCTGGTGCGAACCGCTTGCCTCGAACCGTCGCGCCTCGTGGAACTCGATCGGTTGTGCCACGCCATGCTGAGCAACCAGGTGGCCAACCGCGCCAGCCTCGCGCAAGGCCGGGCACTCGTGGTCGCTGCCGAACGGGCATTCGGGTTGCCTGACTTGGCCGAAATCGGCCGGCAATTGCGCAGCCGGGCATTCGAGGGACATCTTGCCCCGCTCTTCGGCGCGATGACCGCGGCGTTGGCCATCGACGTGGAACTAGCCGTCCGGTTGTTTCTCTATATCAATGCCCGCGGGCTGCTATCGAGCGCCGTGCGGTTGAATATCGTCGGGCCGTTGGAAGCCCAGGCGATTCAGTTTCGGTTAGGGAGATACGTCGAAGACGTTGCAGTCCGGCGAAGCCATCTGCGTGCCGAAGATGCCGCCCAGACGGCGCCCGCCCTGGAGGTCCTGCAAATCATGCACGATCGGATATACTCTAGGCTGTTTCAAAGTTGA
- a CDS encoding DUF309 domain-containing protein, whose amino-acid sequence MDDAYDPLYLKGIEHFNVCDFYESHEIWEELWTEYRGPSRKFYQGLIQAAVALYHFGNGNIRGAKKLYASTRGYLEPYRPMHLGLDVNQFLSQFENCFAEVAVTTEEFPQIDINAELIPEIHLDPPATAENLE is encoded by the coding sequence ATGGACGACGCCTACGATCCGCTGTATCTGAAAGGAATCGAGCATTTCAACGTGTGCGATTTCTACGAAAGCCACGAAATCTGGGAAGAGCTTTGGACTGAATATCGCGGACCATCGCGGAAGTTTTATCAGGGGCTGATCCAAGCGGCCGTGGCCCTGTATCATTTCGGAAATGGAAACATTCGGGGCGCCAAGAAATTGTACGCGAGCACGCGGGGATATTTGGAGCCGTATCGGCCAATGCACTTGGGCCTCGATGTGAACCAGTTTTTGAGCCAGTTCGAGAATTGTTTTGCGGAAGTGGCGGTTACGACCGAAGAATTTCCGCAGATCGATATCAACGCGGAATTGATCCCGGAAATCCACCTCGATCCGCCGGCCACGGCGGAAAATTTGGAATAG
- a CDS encoding LON peptidase substrate-binding domain-containing protein, protein MPPGNARSATFAIGAFMELPEDLSFSPEQFSGKARLFPLPNLVVFPHVMQPLHIFEPRYRAMLEEALTDDGLIGMVLLAPGWEANYEGRPELRPVGCLCRVATHHRTTEGSYNVLVLGLRRLKIVRELPPKKSFREAEVELCEDVYSESGAAARGRLQLRLLEAFKRVLPKIPEAQEQMDQLLGGQTPLGMLTDIIAYTLEIDLQFKERMLAETCVDRRAQQLLEFLGRVRRLTFPPEFSLN, encoded by the coding sequence GTGCCACCCGGCAATGCCCGGTCGGCGACGTTTGCTATCGGAGCGTTCATGGAGTTGCCCGAGGATTTATCGTTTTCGCCGGAACAGTTTTCGGGCAAGGCGCGGCTCTTCCCTTTGCCGAATCTGGTGGTGTTTCCGCATGTCATGCAGCCGCTGCATATTTTCGAGCCGCGCTATCGGGCGATGCTCGAGGAAGCGCTGACCGACGACGGCTTGATCGGCATGGTCCTTCTGGCGCCCGGCTGGGAAGCGAACTACGAAGGGCGGCCGGAACTGCGGCCGGTGGGCTGCTTGTGCCGAGTGGCGACGCATCACCGCACGACCGAGGGTTCGTACAACGTGTTGGTGCTCGGCTTGCGGCGGCTCAAGATCGTGCGCGAATTGCCCCCCAAGAAATCCTTCCGCGAGGCTGAAGTCGAGTTGTGCGAAGATGTCTATTCCGAATCCGGAGCTGCCGCTCGCGGGCGATTGCAGCTCCGGCTGCTGGAGGCGTTCAAGCGCGTGCTGCCGAAGATTCCCGAGGCGCAAGAGCAAATGGACCAGTTGCTGGGGGGCCAGACTCCATTGGGAATGCTCACCGATATCATCGCCTACACGCTCGAAATCGACTTGCAATTCAAGGAGCGGATGCTGGCCGAGACGTGCGTCGACCGCCGGGCGCAGCAATTGTTGGAATTCTTGGGCCGGGTCCGGCGGCTGACGTTTCCGCCCGAGTTTAGCTTGAACTGA
- the ureG gene encoding urease accessory protein UreG, translating into MTPHEHEPHEHEHHGHGHSHEHGHSHEHGSHSHPHEHSHDSHTHTHVHDASLAPNAPAHGHTHERMEHPGWFHQRPGIRGDRDFARRAFTVGIGGPVGSGKTALVLALCRTLRDKHSLAIVTNDIFTREDGEFLTRHQALPAERISAVETGGCPHAAIREDITMNLVALEQLQERFHPELLILESGGDNLAADFSRELADYTIYVIDVAGGDKIPRKGGPGITQSDLLVINKTDLAEAVGADLSVMQRDSRAMRGDGPTIFAQVKHGAGVQQIADHVIAAAKIASRQ; encoded by the coding sequence ATGACGCCCCACGAGCACGAGCCTCACGAGCACGAACATCATGGCCACGGTCATTCGCACGAGCACGGTCATTCGCACGAGCATGGATCGCATTCGCATCCGCACGAGCATTCGCACGATTCCCACACCCACACCCACGTACACGACGCGTCCCTCGCCCCTAACGCCCCTGCTCACGGCCACACGCATGAGCGCATGGAGCATCCCGGTTGGTTTCATCAGCGGCCGGGGATTCGAGGCGACCGCGATTTCGCCCGCCGCGCGTTTACGGTGGGGATTGGCGGGCCGGTGGGAAGCGGCAAGACGGCGCTCGTGCTGGCCTTGTGCCGTACGCTGCGCGATAAGCATTCCCTGGCTATCGTGACCAACGACATTTTCACGCGCGAAGACGGCGAATTCCTGACCCGCCATCAAGCGCTGCCGGCCGAGCGCATTTCGGCGGTGGAAACGGGGGGCTGCCCGCACGCCGCGATTCGCGAGGACATCACGATGAATCTCGTCGCCCTCGAACAACTCCAGGAGCGATTTCATCCGGAACTGCTGATTCTTGAATCGGGCGGCGACAATCTGGCAGCCGATTTCAGTCGCGAGCTGGCCGACTACACGATCTATGTGATCGACGTGGCCGGAGGCGACAAGATTCCACGCAAAGGGGGCCCCGGCATCACGCAATCGGATCTGCTCGTGATCAATAAGACCGATCTTGCCGAAGCGGTCGGGGCCGATCTGTCGGTCATGCAGCGCGATAGTCGGGCCATGCGCGGCGACGGACCGACGATTTTCGCCCAAGTCAAGCATGGGGCGGGCGTGCAACAGATCGCCGACCACGTGATCGCCGCAGCGAAGATCGCCTCGCGACAATAA